The Globicephala melas chromosome 20, mGloMel1.2, whole genome shotgun sequence genome contains a region encoding:
- the CAMTA2 gene encoding calmodulin-binding transcription activator 2 isoform X3, which yields MNTKDTTEVAENSHHLKIFLPKKLLECLPRCALLPPERLRWNTNEEIASYLITFEKHDEWLSCAPKTRPQNGSIILYNRKKVKYRKDGYLWKKRKDGKTTREDHMKLKVQGMEPVSWQCLYGCYVHSSIVPTFHRRCYWLLQNPDIVLVHYLNVPALEDCGKGCSPIFCSISSDRREWLKWSREELLGQLKPMFYGIKWSCGNGTEEFSVEQLVQQILDTHPTKPAPRTHACLCSGGLGSGSLTHKCSSTKHRIISPKVEPRALTLTSVPHPHPPEPPPLIAPLPPELPKAHTSPSSSSSSSSSSGFAEPLEIRPSPPTSRGGSSTGGTAILLLTGLEQRTGGLTPTRHLASQADPRPSMSLAVVVGSEPSAPPAPPSPAFDPDRFLNSPQRGQTYGGGQGVSPDFPETEAAHTPCPALEPAAALEPQAAARGPAPQPRAGGRRGNCFFVQDDDSGEERKAQGAAPPVPSPPPSPTPSPAPLEPSGRVGRGEALFGGAGGASELEPFSLSSFPELMGELISDEAPSGPAPAPQLSPALSTITDFSPEWSYPEGGVKVLITGPWTEAAEHYSCVFDHIAVPASLVQPGVLRCYCPAHEVGLVSLQVAGREGPLSASVLFEYRARRFLSLPSTQLDWLSLDDNQFRMSILERLEQMEKRMAEIAAAGQAPYRGPDAPPIQDEGQGPGFEARVVVLVESMIPRSTWRCPERLAHGSPFRGMSLLHLAAAQGYARLIETLSQWRSVETGSLDLEQEVDPLNVDHFSCTPLMWACALGHLEAAVLLFRWNRQALSIPDSLGRLPLSVAHSRGHVRLARCLEELQRQEASAEPPFALSPPSSSPDTGLSSVSSPSELSDGTFSVTSAYSSAPDGSPPPAPLPTSEITTMEMVPGQLSSGAPEAPLLLMDYEATNPKGPPPSPPPLPPAPDGRAAPAETDSPPAVDVIPVDMISLAKQIIEATPERIKREDFLGLPEAGAPMRERTGAVGLSETMSWLASYLENVDHFPSSAPPSELPFERGRLAIPPAPSWAEFLSASASGKMESDFALLTLSDHEQRELYEAARVIQTAFRKYKGRRLKEQQEVAAAVIQRCYRKYKQFALYKKMTQAAILIQSKFRSYYEQKRFQQSRRAAVLIQQHYRSYRRRPGPPHRPTGTLPARNKGSFLTKKQDQAARKIMRFLRRCRHRMRELKQNQELEGLPQPGLAT from the exons ATGAATACCAAGGACACCACCGAGGTTGCTG AGAACAGCCACCACCTGAAGATCTTTCTACCCAAGAAGCTGCTGGAGTGTCTTCCTCGCTGTGCGCTGCTGCCTCCAGAGCGGCTCCGGTGGAATACAAATGAG GAGATTGCATCCTACTTGATCACCTTCGAGAAGCATGATGAGTGGCTATCCTGTGCACCCAAGACAAG GCCTCAGAATGGCTCTATTATCCTCTACAACCGCAAGAAGGTGAAATACCGGAAGGATGGTTACCTCTGGAAGAAGCGGAAGGACGGGAAGACCACCCGAGAGGACCACATGAAGCTGAAGGTCCAGGGCATGGAG cctgtctCCTGGCAGTGTCTCTATGGCTGCTACGTTCACTCTTCCATCGTCCCCACATTCCATCGGCGCTGCTACTGGCTGCTCCAG AACCCTGACATCGTCCTTGTGCACTACCTGAACGTCCCAGCCCTGGAGGATTGTGGAAAGGGCTGCAGCCCCATCTTTTGTTCCATCAGCAGCGACCGTCGAGAGTGGCTCAAGTGGTCCCGGGAGGAGCTGTTGGGACAACTGAAGCCCATGT TTTATGGCATCAAGTGGAGCTGTGGGAACGGGACAGAGGAGTTCTCTGTAGAGCAGCTGGTGCAGCAGATCCTGGACACCCACCCGACCAAGCCTGCACCCCGAACTCACGCCTGTCTCTGCAGTGGAGGCCTTG GTTCTGGGAGCCTTACCCACAAATGCAGCAGCACGAAACACCGCATCATCTCTCCCAAAGTGGAGCCCCGAGCTTTAACCCTGACCTCtgtcccccatccccatccccctgAACCCCCTCCACTGATAGCCCCACTTCCCCCAGAGCTCCCCAAGGCACATACCTCCccatcttcttcttcctcttcctcctcttcttccggCTTTGCGGAACCCCTAGAGATCAGACCTAGCCCTCCCACCTCCCGAGGGGGTTCTTCGACAGGAGGCACCGCTATCCTCCTCCTGACGGGACTGGAGCAGCGAACTGGGGGCTTGACGCCCACCAGGCACTTGGCTTCCCAGGCCGATCCTAGGCCTTCCATGAGCTTGGCTGTAGTCGTAGGCTCTGAGCCCTCTGCCCCGCCagctcctcccagccctgcctttgaCCCGGATCGTTTTCTCAACAGCCCACAGAGGGGCCAGACGTATGGAGGAGGGCAGGGGGTAAGCCCAGACTTCCCTGAGACAGAGGCTGCCCATACCCCTTGTCCTGCCCTAGAGCCCGCTGCTGCCCTGGAGCCCCAGGCAGCTGCTCGGGGTCCCGCTCCACAGCCCAGAGCAGGCGGGAGAAGAGGAAACTGCTTCTTCGTTCAAGATGATGACAGTGGGGAGGAGCGCAAGGCCCAGGGGGCTGCCCCACCTGTACCTTCACCCCCTCCTTCACCCACACCCTCACCTGCCCCCTTGGAGCCATCAGGCAGAGTAGGAAGAGGAGAGGCCTTGTTTGGAGGAGCTGGTGGGGCCAGTGAACTGGAGCccttcagtctttcatcattccCTGAGCTCATGGGAGAACTCATCAGTGACGAAGCTCCGAgtggccctgccccagccccccagctcTCTCCTGCTCTTAGCACCATCACAGACTTCTCCCCAGAGTGGTCCTACCCTGAG GGTGGGGTCAAGGTGCTCATCACAGGACCTTGGACAGAGGCCGCCGAGCATTACTCCTGCGTCTTCGATCACATCGCAGTGCCAGCCTCACTTGTCCAGCCTGGTGTCTTACGCTGCTACTGTCCCG CCCATGAGGTTGGGCTGGTGTCTTTGCAGGTGGCAGGGCGGGAGGGACCCCTCTCTGCTTCTGTGCTCTTTGAGTATCGAGCCCGCCGATTCCTGTCACTGCCTAGTACTCAGCTTGACTGGTTGTCACTGGACG ACAACCAGTTCCGGATGTCCATCCTGGAGCGACTGGAGCAGATGGAGAAGCGGATGGCAGAGATTGCGGCAGCTGGCCAGGCCCCCTACCGGGGTCCTGACGCCCCTCCGATTCAG GATGAAGGCCAGGGACCCGGGTTCGAGGCACGGGTGGTAGTCCTGGTAGAGAGCATGATCCCACGCTCCACCTGGAGGTGTCCTGAACGTCTAGCCCATGGAAGCCCCTTCCGGGGCATGAGCCTTCTGCATCTGGCCGCTGCCCAGGGCTACGCCCGCCTCATCGAGACCCTGAGCCAGTGGCG GAGTGTGGAGACCGGAAGCTTAGACTTAGAGCAAGAGGTTGACCCACTCAACGTGGACCATTTCTCTTGCACTCCTCTG ATGTGGGCTTGTGCCCTGGGCCACCTGGAGGCTGCCGTGCTCCTTTTCCGTTGGAACAGACAGGCACTGAGCATTCCCGACTCTCTGGGCCGCCTGCCCCTGTCCGTGGCTCATTCCCGGGGTCACGTGCGCCTCGCCCGCTGCCTTGAGGAACTGCAGAGACAGGAAGCTTCAGCTGAGCCCCCGTTTGCCCTGTCGCCGCCCTCCTCCAGCCCAGACACTG GTCTGAGCAGCGTCTCCTCGCCTTCAGAGCTATCGGATGGCACTTTCTCCGTCACATCAGCCTATTCTAGTGCCCCGGATGGGAGTCCTCCCCCTGCTCCTCTGCCAACCTCTGAGATTACTACTATGGAGATGGTCCCAGGCCAGCTCTCCTCTGGTGCTCCAGAGGCCCCCCTACTCCTCATGGACTATGAAGCCACCAACCCCAAAGGGCCCCCACCCTCACCGCCTCCTCTCCCACCGGCCCCAGATGGTAGGGCTGCTCCAGCGGAAACTGACAGCCCACCAGCTGTGGACGTGATCCCG GTGGACATGATCTCACTGGCCAAGCAGATCATCGAAGCCACACCAGAGCGGATTAAACGGGAGGACTTTCTCGGGCTGCCTGAGGCTGGAGCCCCAATGCGGGAGCGGACAGGGGCCGTGGGGCTCAGCGAGACCATGTCCTGGTTGGCCAGCTACCTGGAGAATGTGGACCATTTCCCCAGCTCAGCCCCTCCCAG CGAACTGCCCTTTGAGCGGGGTCGCCTGGCTATCCCTCCGGCACCTTCCTGGGCAGAGTTTCTCTCTGCGTCCGCCAGTGGCAAGATGGAGAGTGATTTTGCCCTGCTGACCCTATCGGATCACGAGCAGCGGGAACTGTACGAGGCAGCCCGAGTCATCCAGACAGCCTTCCGAAAGTACAAG GGCCGGCGGCTGAAGGAGCAGCAGGAGGTAGCAGCAGCTGTGATCCAGCGCTGTTACCGGAAGTACAAGCAG TTTGCACTCTATAAGAAGATGACCCAGGCGGCCATCCTGATCCAGAGCAAGTTCCGAAGCTACTATGAACAGAAGCGGTTTCAGCAGAGCCGCAGGGCGGCAGTGCTCATCCAGCAGCACTACCGTTCCTACCGCCGCCGGCCCGGGCCTCCCCACCGGCCCACGGGCACCCTGCCTGCCCGCAACAA AGGCTCCTTTCTCACCAAGAAGCAGGACCAGGCAGCCCGGAAGATCATGAGATTCCTGCGGCGCTGCCGGCACAG GATGAGGGAATTGAAGCAGAACCAGGAGCTGGAAGGGCTTCCCCAGCCCGGACTGGCCACCTGA
- the CAMTA2 gene encoding calmodulin-binding transcription activator 2 isoform X1 encodes MNTKDTTEVAENSHHLKIFLPKKLLECLPRCALLPPERLRWNTNEEIASYLITFEKHDEWLSCAPKTRPQNGSIILYNRKKVKYRKDGYLWKKRKDGKTTREDHMKLKVQGMEPVSWQCLYGCYVHSSIVPTFHRRCYWLLQNPDIVLVHYLNVPALEDCGKGCSPIFCSISSDRREWLKWSREELLGQLKPMFYGIKWSCGNGTEEFSVEQLVQQILDTHPTKPAPRTHACLCSGGLGSGSLTHKCSSTKHRIISPKVEPRALTLTSVPHPHPPEPPPLIAPLPPELPKAHTSPSSSSSSSSSSGFAEPLEIRPSPPTSRGGSSTGGTAILLLTGLEQRTGGLTPTRHLASQADPRPSMSLAVVVGSEPSAPPAPPSPAFDPDRFLNSPQRGQTYGGGQGVSPDFPETEAAHTPCPALEPAAALEPQAAARGPAPQPRAGGRRGNCFFVQDDDSGEERKAQGAAPPVPSPPPSPTPSPAPLEPSGRVGRGEALFGGAGGASELEPFSLSSFPELMGELISDEAPSGPAPAPQLSPALSTITDFSPEWSYPEGGVKVLITGPWTEAAEHYSCVFDHIAVPASLVQPGVLRCYCPAHEVGLVSLQVAGREGPLSASVLFEYRARRFLSLPSTQLDWLSLDDNQFRMSILERLEQMEKRMAEIAAAGQAPYRGPDAPPIQDEGQGPGFEARVVVLVESMIPRSTWRCPERLAHGSPFRGMSLLHLAAAQGYARLIETLSQWRSVETGSLDLEQEVDPLNVDHFSCTPLMWACALGHLEAAVLLFRWNRQALSIPDSLGRLPLSVAHSRGHVRLARCLEELQRQEASAEPPFALSPPSSSPDTGLSSVSSPSELSDGTFSVTSAYSSAPDGSPPPAPLPTSEITTMEMVPGQLSSGAPEAPLLLMDYEATNPKGPPPSPPPLPPAPDGRAAPAETDSPPAVDVIPVDMISLAKQIIEATPERIKREDFLGLPEAGAPMRERTGAVGLSETMSWLASYLENVDHFPSSAPPSELPFERGRLAIPPAPSWAEFLSASASGKMESDFALLTLSDHEQRELYEAARVIQTAFRKYKGRRLKEQQEVAAAVIQRCYRKYKQLTWIALKFALYKKMTQAAILIQSKFRSYYEQKRFQQSRRAAVLIQQHYRSYRRRPGPPHRPTGTLPARNKGSFLTKKQDQAARKIMRFLRRCRHRMRELKQNQELEGLPQPGLAT; translated from the exons ATGAATACCAAGGACACCACCGAGGTTGCTG AGAACAGCCACCACCTGAAGATCTTTCTACCCAAGAAGCTGCTGGAGTGTCTTCCTCGCTGTGCGCTGCTGCCTCCAGAGCGGCTCCGGTGGAATACAAATGAG GAGATTGCATCCTACTTGATCACCTTCGAGAAGCATGATGAGTGGCTATCCTGTGCACCCAAGACAAG GCCTCAGAATGGCTCTATTATCCTCTACAACCGCAAGAAGGTGAAATACCGGAAGGATGGTTACCTCTGGAAGAAGCGGAAGGACGGGAAGACCACCCGAGAGGACCACATGAAGCTGAAGGTCCAGGGCATGGAG cctgtctCCTGGCAGTGTCTCTATGGCTGCTACGTTCACTCTTCCATCGTCCCCACATTCCATCGGCGCTGCTACTGGCTGCTCCAG AACCCTGACATCGTCCTTGTGCACTACCTGAACGTCCCAGCCCTGGAGGATTGTGGAAAGGGCTGCAGCCCCATCTTTTGTTCCATCAGCAGCGACCGTCGAGAGTGGCTCAAGTGGTCCCGGGAGGAGCTGTTGGGACAACTGAAGCCCATGT TTTATGGCATCAAGTGGAGCTGTGGGAACGGGACAGAGGAGTTCTCTGTAGAGCAGCTGGTGCAGCAGATCCTGGACACCCACCCGACCAAGCCTGCACCCCGAACTCACGCCTGTCTCTGCAGTGGAGGCCTTG GTTCTGGGAGCCTTACCCACAAATGCAGCAGCACGAAACACCGCATCATCTCTCCCAAAGTGGAGCCCCGAGCTTTAACCCTGACCTCtgtcccccatccccatccccctgAACCCCCTCCACTGATAGCCCCACTTCCCCCAGAGCTCCCCAAGGCACATACCTCCccatcttcttcttcctcttcctcctcttcttccggCTTTGCGGAACCCCTAGAGATCAGACCTAGCCCTCCCACCTCCCGAGGGGGTTCTTCGACAGGAGGCACCGCTATCCTCCTCCTGACGGGACTGGAGCAGCGAACTGGGGGCTTGACGCCCACCAGGCACTTGGCTTCCCAGGCCGATCCTAGGCCTTCCATGAGCTTGGCTGTAGTCGTAGGCTCTGAGCCCTCTGCCCCGCCagctcctcccagccctgcctttgaCCCGGATCGTTTTCTCAACAGCCCACAGAGGGGCCAGACGTATGGAGGAGGGCAGGGGGTAAGCCCAGACTTCCCTGAGACAGAGGCTGCCCATACCCCTTGTCCTGCCCTAGAGCCCGCTGCTGCCCTGGAGCCCCAGGCAGCTGCTCGGGGTCCCGCTCCACAGCCCAGAGCAGGCGGGAGAAGAGGAAACTGCTTCTTCGTTCAAGATGATGACAGTGGGGAGGAGCGCAAGGCCCAGGGGGCTGCCCCACCTGTACCTTCACCCCCTCCTTCACCCACACCCTCACCTGCCCCCTTGGAGCCATCAGGCAGAGTAGGAAGAGGAGAGGCCTTGTTTGGAGGAGCTGGTGGGGCCAGTGAACTGGAGCccttcagtctttcatcattccCTGAGCTCATGGGAGAACTCATCAGTGACGAAGCTCCGAgtggccctgccccagccccccagctcTCTCCTGCTCTTAGCACCATCACAGACTTCTCCCCAGAGTGGTCCTACCCTGAG GGTGGGGTCAAGGTGCTCATCACAGGACCTTGGACAGAGGCCGCCGAGCATTACTCCTGCGTCTTCGATCACATCGCAGTGCCAGCCTCACTTGTCCAGCCTGGTGTCTTACGCTGCTACTGTCCCG CCCATGAGGTTGGGCTGGTGTCTTTGCAGGTGGCAGGGCGGGAGGGACCCCTCTCTGCTTCTGTGCTCTTTGAGTATCGAGCCCGCCGATTCCTGTCACTGCCTAGTACTCAGCTTGACTGGTTGTCACTGGACG ACAACCAGTTCCGGATGTCCATCCTGGAGCGACTGGAGCAGATGGAGAAGCGGATGGCAGAGATTGCGGCAGCTGGCCAGGCCCCCTACCGGGGTCCTGACGCCCCTCCGATTCAG GATGAAGGCCAGGGACCCGGGTTCGAGGCACGGGTGGTAGTCCTGGTAGAGAGCATGATCCCACGCTCCACCTGGAGGTGTCCTGAACGTCTAGCCCATGGAAGCCCCTTCCGGGGCATGAGCCTTCTGCATCTGGCCGCTGCCCAGGGCTACGCCCGCCTCATCGAGACCCTGAGCCAGTGGCG GAGTGTGGAGACCGGAAGCTTAGACTTAGAGCAAGAGGTTGACCCACTCAACGTGGACCATTTCTCTTGCACTCCTCTG ATGTGGGCTTGTGCCCTGGGCCACCTGGAGGCTGCCGTGCTCCTTTTCCGTTGGAACAGACAGGCACTGAGCATTCCCGACTCTCTGGGCCGCCTGCCCCTGTCCGTGGCTCATTCCCGGGGTCACGTGCGCCTCGCCCGCTGCCTTGAGGAACTGCAGAGACAGGAAGCTTCAGCTGAGCCCCCGTTTGCCCTGTCGCCGCCCTCCTCCAGCCCAGACACTG GTCTGAGCAGCGTCTCCTCGCCTTCAGAGCTATCGGATGGCACTTTCTCCGTCACATCAGCCTATTCTAGTGCCCCGGATGGGAGTCCTCCCCCTGCTCCTCTGCCAACCTCTGAGATTACTACTATGGAGATGGTCCCAGGCCAGCTCTCCTCTGGTGCTCCAGAGGCCCCCCTACTCCTCATGGACTATGAAGCCACCAACCCCAAAGGGCCCCCACCCTCACCGCCTCCTCTCCCACCGGCCCCAGATGGTAGGGCTGCTCCAGCGGAAACTGACAGCCCACCAGCTGTGGACGTGATCCCG GTGGACATGATCTCACTGGCCAAGCAGATCATCGAAGCCACACCAGAGCGGATTAAACGGGAGGACTTTCTCGGGCTGCCTGAGGCTGGAGCCCCAATGCGGGAGCGGACAGGGGCCGTGGGGCTCAGCGAGACCATGTCCTGGTTGGCCAGCTACCTGGAGAATGTGGACCATTTCCCCAGCTCAGCCCCTCCCAG CGAACTGCCCTTTGAGCGGGGTCGCCTGGCTATCCCTCCGGCACCTTCCTGGGCAGAGTTTCTCTCTGCGTCCGCCAGTGGCAAGATGGAGAGTGATTTTGCCCTGCTGACCCTATCGGATCACGAGCAGCGGGAACTGTACGAGGCAGCCCGAGTCATCCAGACAGCCTTCCGAAAGTACAAG GGCCGGCGGCTGAAGGAGCAGCAGGAGGTAGCAGCAGCTGTGATCCAGCGCTGTTACCGGAAGTACAAGCAG CTGACCTGGATTGCACTTAAG TTTGCACTCTATAAGAAGATGACCCAGGCGGCCATCCTGATCCAGAGCAAGTTCCGAAGCTACTATGAACAGAAGCGGTTTCAGCAGAGCCGCAGGGCGGCAGTGCTCATCCAGCAGCACTACCGTTCCTACCGCCGCCGGCCCGGGCCTCCCCACCGGCCCACGGGCACCCTGCCTGCCCGCAACAA AGGCTCCTTTCTCACCAAGAAGCAGGACCAGGCAGCCCGGAAGATCATGAGATTCCTGCGGCGCTGCCGGCACAG GATGAGGGAATTGAAGCAGAACCAGGAGCTGGAAGGGCTTCCCCAGCCCGGACTGGCCACCTGA
- the CAMTA2 gene encoding calmodulin-binding transcription activator 2 isoform X5, with product MNTKDTTEVAENSHHLKIFLPKKLLECLPRCALLPPERLRWNTNEEIASYLITFEKHDEWLSCAPKTRPQNGSIILYNRKKVKYRKDGYLWKKRKDGKTTREDHMKLKVQGMENPDIVLVHYLNVPALEDCGKGCSPIFCSISSDRREWLKWSREELLGQLKPMFYGIKWSCGNGTEEFSVEQLVQQILDTHPTKPAPRTHACLCSGGLGSGSLTHKCSSTKHRIISPKVEPRALTLTSVPHPHPPEPPPLIAPLPPELPKAHTSPSSSSSSSSSSGFAEPLEIRPSPPTSRGGSSTGGTAILLLTGLEQRTGGLTPTRHLASQADPRPSMSLAVVVGSEPSAPPAPPSPAFDPDRFLNSPQRGQTYGGGQGVSPDFPETEAAHTPCPALEPAAALEPQAAARGPAPQPRAGGRRGNCFFVQDDDSGEERKAQGAAPPVPSPPPSPTPSPAPLEPSGRVGRGEALFGGAGGASELEPFSLSSFPELMGELISDEAPSGPAPAPQLSPALSTITDFSPEWSYPEGGVKVLITGPWTEAAEHYSCVFDHIAVPASLVQPGVLRCYCPAHEVGLVSLQVAGREGPLSASVLFEYRARRFLSLPSTQLDWLSLDDNQFRMSILERLEQMEKRMAEIAAAGQAPYRGPDAPPIQDEGQGPGFEARVVVLVESMIPRSTWRCPERLAHGSPFRGMSLLHLAAAQGYARLIETLSQWRSVETGSLDLEQEVDPLNVDHFSCTPLMWACALGHLEAAVLLFRWNRQALSIPDSLGRLPLSVAHSRGHVRLARCLEELQRQEASAEPPFALSPPSSSPDTGLSSVSSPSELSDGTFSVTSAYSSAPDGSPPPAPLPTSEITTMEMVPGQLSSGAPEAPLLLMDYEATNPKGPPPSPPPLPPAPDGRAAPAETDSPPAVDVIPVDMISLAKQIIEATPERIKREDFLGLPEAGAPMRERTGAVGLSETMSWLASYLENVDHFPSSAPPSELPFERGRLAIPPAPSWAEFLSASASGKMESDFALLTLSDHEQRELYEAARVIQTAFRKYKGRRLKEQQEVAAAVIQRCYRKYKQLTWIALKFALYKKMTQAAILIQSKFRSYYEQKRFQQSRRAAVLIQQHYRSYRRRPGPPHRPTGTLPARNKGSFLTKKQDQAARKIMRFLRRCRHRMRELKQNQELEGLPQPGLAT from the exons ATGAATACCAAGGACACCACCGAGGTTGCTG AGAACAGCCACCACCTGAAGATCTTTCTACCCAAGAAGCTGCTGGAGTGTCTTCCTCGCTGTGCGCTGCTGCCTCCAGAGCGGCTCCGGTGGAATACAAATGAG GAGATTGCATCCTACTTGATCACCTTCGAGAAGCATGATGAGTGGCTATCCTGTGCACCCAAGACAAG GCCTCAGAATGGCTCTATTATCCTCTACAACCGCAAGAAGGTGAAATACCGGAAGGATGGTTACCTCTGGAAGAAGCGGAAGGACGGGAAGACCACCCGAGAGGACCACATGAAGCTGAAGGTCCAGGGCATGGAG AACCCTGACATCGTCCTTGTGCACTACCTGAACGTCCCAGCCCTGGAGGATTGTGGAAAGGGCTGCAGCCCCATCTTTTGTTCCATCAGCAGCGACCGTCGAGAGTGGCTCAAGTGGTCCCGGGAGGAGCTGTTGGGACAACTGAAGCCCATGT TTTATGGCATCAAGTGGAGCTGTGGGAACGGGACAGAGGAGTTCTCTGTAGAGCAGCTGGTGCAGCAGATCCTGGACACCCACCCGACCAAGCCTGCACCCCGAACTCACGCCTGTCTCTGCAGTGGAGGCCTTG GTTCTGGGAGCCTTACCCACAAATGCAGCAGCACGAAACACCGCATCATCTCTCCCAAAGTGGAGCCCCGAGCTTTAACCCTGACCTCtgtcccccatccccatccccctgAACCCCCTCCACTGATAGCCCCACTTCCCCCAGAGCTCCCCAAGGCACATACCTCCccatcttcttcttcctcttcctcctcttcttccggCTTTGCGGAACCCCTAGAGATCAGACCTAGCCCTCCCACCTCCCGAGGGGGTTCTTCGACAGGAGGCACCGCTATCCTCCTCCTGACGGGACTGGAGCAGCGAACTGGGGGCTTGACGCCCACCAGGCACTTGGCTTCCCAGGCCGATCCTAGGCCTTCCATGAGCTTGGCTGTAGTCGTAGGCTCTGAGCCCTCTGCCCCGCCagctcctcccagccctgcctttgaCCCGGATCGTTTTCTCAACAGCCCACAGAGGGGCCAGACGTATGGAGGAGGGCAGGGGGTAAGCCCAGACTTCCCTGAGACAGAGGCTGCCCATACCCCTTGTCCTGCCCTAGAGCCCGCTGCTGCCCTGGAGCCCCAGGCAGCTGCTCGGGGTCCCGCTCCACAGCCCAGAGCAGGCGGGAGAAGAGGAAACTGCTTCTTCGTTCAAGATGATGACAGTGGGGAGGAGCGCAAGGCCCAGGGGGCTGCCCCACCTGTACCTTCACCCCCTCCTTCACCCACACCCTCACCTGCCCCCTTGGAGCCATCAGGCAGAGTAGGAAGAGGAGAGGCCTTGTTTGGAGGAGCTGGTGGGGCCAGTGAACTGGAGCccttcagtctttcatcattccCTGAGCTCATGGGAGAACTCATCAGTGACGAAGCTCCGAgtggccctgccccagccccccagctcTCTCCTGCTCTTAGCACCATCACAGACTTCTCCCCAGAGTGGTCCTACCCTGAG GGTGGGGTCAAGGTGCTCATCACAGGACCTTGGACAGAGGCCGCCGAGCATTACTCCTGCGTCTTCGATCACATCGCAGTGCCAGCCTCACTTGTCCAGCCTGGTGTCTTACGCTGCTACTGTCCCG CCCATGAGGTTGGGCTGGTGTCTTTGCAGGTGGCAGGGCGGGAGGGACCCCTCTCTGCTTCTGTGCTCTTTGAGTATCGAGCCCGCCGATTCCTGTCACTGCCTAGTACTCAGCTTGACTGGTTGTCACTGGACG ACAACCAGTTCCGGATGTCCATCCTGGAGCGACTGGAGCAGATGGAGAAGCGGATGGCAGAGATTGCGGCAGCTGGCCAGGCCCCCTACCGGGGTCCTGACGCCCCTCCGATTCAG GATGAAGGCCAGGGACCCGGGTTCGAGGCACGGGTGGTAGTCCTGGTAGAGAGCATGATCCCACGCTCCACCTGGAGGTGTCCTGAACGTCTAGCCCATGGAAGCCCCTTCCGGGGCATGAGCCTTCTGCATCTGGCCGCTGCCCAGGGCTACGCCCGCCTCATCGAGACCCTGAGCCAGTGGCG GAGTGTGGAGACCGGAAGCTTAGACTTAGAGCAAGAGGTTGACCCACTCAACGTGGACCATTTCTCTTGCACTCCTCTG ATGTGGGCTTGTGCCCTGGGCCACCTGGAGGCTGCCGTGCTCCTTTTCCGTTGGAACAGACAGGCACTGAGCATTCCCGACTCTCTGGGCCGCCTGCCCCTGTCCGTGGCTCATTCCCGGGGTCACGTGCGCCTCGCCCGCTGCCTTGAGGAACTGCAGAGACAGGAAGCTTCAGCTGAGCCCCCGTTTGCCCTGTCGCCGCCCTCCTCCAGCCCAGACACTG GTCTGAGCAGCGTCTCCTCGCCTTCAGAGCTATCGGATGGCACTTTCTCCGTCACATCAGCCTATTCTAGTGCCCCGGATGGGAGTCCTCCCCCTGCTCCTCTGCCAACCTCTGAGATTACTACTATGGAGATGGTCCCAGGCCAGCTCTCCTCTGGTGCTCCAGAGGCCCCCCTACTCCTCATGGACTATGAAGCCACCAACCCCAAAGGGCCCCCACCCTCACCGCCTCCTCTCCCACCGGCCCCAGATGGTAGGGCTGCTCCAGCGGAAACTGACAGCCCACCAGCTGTGGACGTGATCCCG GTGGACATGATCTCACTGGCCAAGCAGATCATCGAAGCCACACCAGAGCGGATTAAACGGGAGGACTTTCTCGGGCTGCCTGAGGCTGGAGCCCCAATGCGGGAGCGGACAGGGGCCGTGGGGCTCAGCGAGACCATGTCCTGGTTGGCCAGCTACCTGGAGAATGTGGACCATTTCCCCAGCTCAGCCCCTCCCAG CGAACTGCCCTTTGAGCGGGGTCGCCTGGCTATCCCTCCGGCACCTTCCTGGGCAGAGTTTCTCTCTGCGTCCGCCAGTGGCAAGATGGAGAGTGATTTTGCCCTGCTGACCCTATCGGATCACGAGCAGCGGGAACTGTACGAGGCAGCCCGAGTCATCCAGACAGCCTTCCGAAAGTACAAG GGCCGGCGGCTGAAGGAGCAGCAGGAGGTAGCAGCAGCTGTGATCCAGCGCTGTTACCGGAAGTACAAGCAG CTGACCTGGATTGCACTTAAG TTTGCACTCTATAAGAAGATGACCCAGGCGGCCATCCTGATCCAGAGCAAGTTCCGAAGCTACTATGAACAGAAGCGGTTTCAGCAGAGCCGCAGGGCGGCAGTGCTCATCCAGCAGCACTACCGTTCCTACCGCCGCCGGCCCGGGCCTCCCCACCGGCCCACGGGCACCCTGCCTGCCCGCAACAA AGGCTCCTTTCTCACCAAGAAGCAGGACCAGGCAGCCCGGAAGATCATGAGATTCCTGCGGCGCTGCCGGCACAG GATGAGGGAATTGAAGCAGAACCAGGAGCTGGAAGGGCTTCCCCAGCCCGGACTGGCCACCTGA